TCTTGTGAAAAAGGTCGGCACTGATGCCGCCCGAGCACGAAAAAGTCAGCAGCACGCCGCCGGGCTCCAGCAGCTTGAGCGCCAGGCGGTTGATGTCCTTGTAGGCGCGGGCCGCGCGCTCGGCATGGGCGGCGGTGGGCGCGAACTTCGGCGGGTCGAGCACGATGGCGTCGAAAGTGCGGCCCTGTTCGATGAACTCGCGCAGCACGGTATTGACGTTGGCGTCCAGAAATTCCGTCTTCAGGCCCGAGCCCTCGCCACCGCCGAAGCCGTTCAGCGCCAGATTGGCCCGCGCTTTCTCGAGCGCCGGCTGCGACGAATCGACCGACAGCAGCTCGGCCCCCTCCAATGCGCCGGCCGCTTGCAGGCCCGCGAGCGCCGCCACCGTGAAGCCGCCGGTGTAGCAAAAGCAGTTGAGCACGCGCCGAAAGCGCCGGTGCTGCGCCAGTTCGGCAAAGCGCTGGCGGCTGTCGCGCTGGTCGAGGTAGAAGCCGGTCTTGTGGCCGGTCGCGATGTCGAGCGAGAGCTTCCAGCCGTGCTCGCGAATCGTGATTTCAGTCGAGCCCTCCCCGCGCAGCCAGCCCGTGACCGGCTTCAGGCCTTCGCGCTCGCGCCCGCTGGCATCGGAGCGCTCGTAGAGCTTCTGCAGGCCGGTCGCCGCGAGCAGCGCGTCGGCAATGGCGGCCTTCCAGCGCTCGACACCGGCCGACAGGAACTGCGCCACCAGCGTGTCGCCGTAGCGGTCGACGATCAGGCCCGGCAGCCCGTCGGCCTCGCCGTGCACCAGCCGCACGCCGTCGCTCTGCAGATCGAAAAGCGCCCGGCCGGCCACCGCGCGGGCGCACACCGACGCCAGGAACGCGGCATCGATGCGCTGCGTTTCGACAAAGCTCCAGGCCCGCGCGCGGATCTTGGAGATGGGGCTGAAGGCGGCCCAGGCCAGGAACACGCCCTCGTGCGATTCCACGCGCACCGTTTCGCCGGAATCGGCGCCGCCGCGTGCAATGGCGGATTCGAAGATCCAGGGGTGGCGGCGCTGCAGCGAGCGCTCTTTGCCGGGCTTGAGTCGGAGGGTTTTCATTTGTTGTGGGTGTCGTCTTTTTTGGGCTTGGCCCGTGCACTTTTTTCAGCGCGTGTCTGCGCATCCGTGCTCTCGGGCCGGGCCTGCGCGCGCGGATGAGCCGCGTCATAGGCCTTGGCCAGGTGCTGAAAATCCAGCCGGGTATAGATCTGCGTGGTGGCAATGTTGGCGTGGCCGAGCAGCTCTTGCACGGCCCGCAGGTCGCTGCTCGACTGGAGCACGTGGCTCGCGAACGAATGCCGCAGCATGTGCGGATGCACCGGCGCCGCGAGACCGGCCTTGAAGCTGCGCTCACGCAACAGCTTCCACACTGCATGCGACGAAAGCCGCAGGCCCTTGGTGTTGATGAAGAGCGCCGCCGCGCCTGCCG
The Variovorax paradoxus genome window above contains:
- a CDS encoding class I SAM-dependent rRNA methyltransferase, which codes for MKTLRLKPGKERSLQRRHPWIFESAIARGGADSGETVRVESHEGVFLAWAAFSPISKIRARAWSFVETQRIDAAFLASVCARAVAGRALFDLQSDGVRLVHGEADGLPGLIVDRYGDTLVAQFLSAGVERWKAAIADALLAATGLQKLYERSDASGREREGLKPVTGWLRGEGSTEITIREHGWKLSLDIATGHKTGFYLDQRDSRQRFAELAQHRRFRRVLNCFCYTGGFTVAALAGLQAAGALEGAELLSVDSSQPALEKARANLALNGFGGGEGSGLKTEFLDANVNTVLREFIEQGRTFDAIVLDPPKFAPTAAHAERAARAYKDINRLALKLLEPGGVLLTFSCSGGISADLFHKIVASAGIDAQVDGYIAERLGAAPDHPMTIEFPEGEYLKGLVVVKKPA